In Helianthus annuus cultivar XRQ/B chromosome 9, HanXRQr2.0-SUNRISE, whole genome shotgun sequence, the following are encoded in one genomic region:
- the LOC110878336 gene encoding titin homolog isoform X10 — translation MATEANIQESVLLKKGEREENALTSESFEEKATELPGNQVKQLETSSLVATTVYTPLETGTGKPTDESGIFFQALSVTMVIADEHSNTPESYKAAKPTEPEEETIKIGEKAIQSEVCGNSVPEKSETDSVEQGKKEAFNVSEKNQGDGYGVTSSQDAVCEDIKETTEEHAAVVADFKEQDLNETPREFVKEETDDKSVDAQEASELSEIGSKDTEEQKYEESVKKIEQDEEIEDTKPDVEIAKTEQNGLLQAITPDACASTQTIPQVETTEHEEKEQVVNILEKDQDKDDVTRAQEVTVEGGLQEKTHHNDDNEREVVEAKESVEEDAADVCVSTLVKESTKNEEPDDEKAIEKEVCEENVPKKAELEGEVEISDSVAPIQNQTLSTIEKDQGGTDGVTSLQEPPCVDVEETTTVQHVTTTIDFKEQDLNEKPREFVKEETEDKSLDAQEANEECEKEAKEEIDQNSEESVKKIEKEEETEEIKPAITTDDCIMTETKSQVEKTEHEEENTQKDEGLKEKSDSPSIEEVCEETSLEKDEYVKEVKDSATETVTKDENEDVEKEQEVNVLETHEGKVDVTSAQDVTIEKDLQEKDHHNEDEECEVVTTEESTEKDTEVIRSSETTEQQMLTNAVPSDVCISTQTEPQEEATEKNDVEVLNENETLRKDEDQEKEQEICVTEKVQSGGDDVTSSENASNEQEQHAEEIKPSVETTEEKDVCIPTQIESQEKPTKNEESAIQNDGDQKEKSDDPSINEVCEENDLKKTESEEEIKPSDSSVVTTRESVIETTEETKSSDETKENIEQQGVLNVIPTDNDDGQTDKHESPLVEVVCEETSSKTAEPEDVKHSDGSSTTLNEKETPDKEESLEKEDDIKTSEVHGGGDDVTSLQNVSNDDIKETLTDQHDTNAAYVEEGQGVIAKPKEILIEEAEDRSIDAEELGQPNEQNVEETLPTISENPEDEIKKEDKDLSHESVEDTNDHTTKEEKCTLEQEHVKEHTDQDKVSTEKVTDLNETKEVEPKEEIIPSTALSASTEATSNSEKEKAEGEKLPTEDLEIVSEEQIPELVPKSEEPVLKETTETHVDEEKGTVTKEISSAEKTEVQSGGDAVTSSQNASDEEIQETMIGQHDTTVTFVEEGQGVSATPKEILIEEAEDKSIVPEEIPLELAQPSEQNVEEAHSHLSKSVTENPEDEIKKEDKELSHETVKDTNDDTTKEEKCTVEQEPVEVHSGQDEVSKEKVTDLNETSEVEPKEEITPSTSLETSTEDTPNTEKEKAESENLPIEDLKTVSEVQIPESVPELEEPTLKEKCIITETETQLDEEKGTVTEEISSDEKTQQTTEIKQETVKEVCEEASSEKAELEEEIKHSDSSGMKINEKEITFIDNEEKEVKISTESRSEDNLTSSQIEVSEEKEDLKEKNIHNEGDFIKSGEDVGEDIEENTEHVTATNVCGSTQIETREETIENEEKNGEKAIEHEEYEAVSREENLEKKQEDVEETKMGENATTNEEKDVCISTQNESQEEPTKNEENAIEPDGDQKEKSDNAVVKEVCEENESEGRQISDSFEVKTRESVYEDTEETKMGEHATTNEEKDVCISTQNESQEEPTKNEENAIEHDGDQKEKSDDAVVKEVCEENESEGRQISDSFEVKTRESVYEDTEETKSSDETKEDIQQQGVLNVITSDVSSSTQTETIEKSTASEENNDIETTEKPESPLVEVACETTKSEIVESEEGVKQTDILSTTLNENETLSKEEKQEKEDEIKTSEEVKGGGVELISSQNASGEDVKETTIDQHNTTVAHVEEGQSVSALPKGILVEETEDKDKSIDAEEVSLELEQPNEQNAEETVPCLTKSISDNQEDEIKKEDTHDNAADEDKGTLEHEPVEEHSSQDEVSKEKVTGLNETKEVEPQEDTPSISIKTSTDDTSKTISEVQIPELVTNTEESVLKDECFISETETHLDEEKSTITEEISSDEKTELTTEIKQESVKEVCEETSSEKTELQEGLKLSDDSNVKINEKEITTFKEDEQEKDQEVNTSAESQGGNNITSSQNEESEEKEELKEKNYHNEGNEGDFTESGERVEEDTREIKSSVETKDTETNDAEHVISTSSSTHIEDDEEAIEKDEKKDETAIENDKNETVSTEENLEKKQEDIKETNTGEHATTMAYFEEEQSLSTITKEAIGKAEEGDKSVIFQEKTEQCDEENVEREQKAEEYNDEIKPSVETTEEKDVCISTQTESHVEPTKKEENAIEPDGERKENPDNPFVKEVCEESDLTKTESEERQPSDSFDVKTTEEDTEETKSSDETKENKEQQGVLDVIATDVSGSTQTEHVEKTTASHEENDDEETIEQDKGQTEKPEIPLVEVACETTKSEIVESEEEVKQSNSFSTTLNENEILSKEEKLEKEDEIKTSEIEVGEVEVTSSQNASNDDVKETTLDQDITAVAHVEEGSGVSALPKEILIEEAEDKSVDAEEISLELGQPNEQNVEETLPCPTKSINDNLEDEIKKEDRDLSHESVEDTNDDTKEERRTLEHEHLEEHSGQDEVSKEKVTDLHETTEAELKEDITPSISLETSTEDASNLENEKAEVESFPIENLETVSEVQIPELVPGSEETVLKNECLTSETETHLDEEKESITENNSSDEVSKELEQTKEQNVEETEACVTETISEKTEDKITKDEDSSHDRTDHINENITKEEKCFPDVMTKEIDISTLKHEPVEEQNDSQDEVSKEILTVSNETIAVEPKEDITPSSSLGTSAEDTSNSDKAKTVSESLPLEDLESVSEVHIPDVMPKSEDLKMEEECLVSETETYANEENRVATKEISSYENLETHGSTQQPENSYSTTENQLNSAEDCIKTEKDVILTKEIEQVPLEIEKEKEVSDFKEQIVEEDTYSPELEEKSAQNQKETVHEISVENPEVTEVNVDAQIGQKDLQGKEDISCVSKVTNDITDQEENASTKENREIHGELEPTYEPVIEEQVTIETKPQLEQSDITSENITNDQTSESKLEHTSAKDTEEDDRLAPEIETKGIENLHETTKNIILTDEEVAVETEKEKERNEIEKQVSDTELDSTPTPVQKELANEIEYSKPIPVGNIEVTEVKAESQIEVENTQAAEDLSCLSKASSVTEKSKAEIREDPQQTITVIGEVKDDIVDEASEEKIAPVLEDSKASERQVNLPEIESTDTPSNGRDTMKLEEDVSCKTRETIEEQIALTSQLADREILEEKDDKPISERSSSRTDELLGTKDSVEDTKDAKFTAENLSVTDETITEIKKSNEDSEIVASEFKKSEDTVTEKEKETLDEPHTDDSEKPTYDSILSSEIATEAAKIVPECINAPAILTDNLPEASPEMLLAKPEDKITEDPEVLPSVEKDVTDVQKHEKDLDHETEVKTADVVSNVECSEIEPRHFDTNQVNQKDKKKEADESIKDVIPVEDVKTSTRELEVGSVDLEVPSVIDATADDTNYKTLEVHEAGLLKDDKHLESACDQSKSIEEGSGIKQEPLKLDASETLDTAAAEDLTISQKYVPDDLINISQTHPEVQNREVPACTVDKQSPKESTEVKILTEKMDTSDEQAEPVAKSLVPEAGNLKVNTTVSVDQKEKSESVEKEESGVKTDEEDEEEEDHEEDEKTGSCSDAPVMVEASQDMEVKAHKKSHNILSGVGSKVKHSIAKVKKAITGKSSPTKSTSPKAKNQVTG, via the exons AAAGGTGAAAGGGAAGAGAATGCATTGACAAGTGAAAGTTTCGAAGAAAAAGCAACCGAACTTCCTGGAAACCAAGTGAAGCAACTTGAAACTAGCAGCCTAGTGGCAACAACTGTATATACACCACTAGAAACCGGTACCGGTAAACCAACCGACGAGAGTGGAATTTTTTTCCAAGCACTCTCAGTTACCATGGTCATTGCTGATGAACACAGCAACACACCAGAAAGTTACAAGGCTGCAAAACCGACAGAACCTGAAGAAGAAACCATAAAGATTGGAGAAAAGGCTATTCAGAGTGAAGTATGTGGAAACAGTGTCCCCGAGAAGTCCGAAACCGATAGCGTCGAGCAGGGTAAGAAAGAAGCTTTCAACGTGTCGGAGAAGAACCAAGGTGATGGTTATGGTGTTACAAGCTCACAAGATGCTGTGTGTGAGGATATAAAAGAAACAACAGAAGAACATGCGGCCGTAGTGGCTGATTTCAAGGAGCAGGATCTGAATGAAACGCCTAGAGAGTTTGTCAAGGAAGAAACAGATGACAAATCAGTTGATGCACAAGAG GCAAGTGAACTGAGTGAAATTGGATCAAAGGACACAGAAGAACAAAAGTACGAGGAAAGTGTCAAGAAAATTGAGCAAGATGAAGAGATTGAAGACACCAAGCCGGATGTAGAAATTGCAAAAACGGAGCAAAATGGGTTATTACAAGCAATCACCCCCGATGCTTGCGCCTCAACACAAACAATACCTCAAGTAGAGACGACAGAACATGAAGAAAAGGAGCAAGTTGTCAACATATTAGAAAAAGATCAAGATAAGGATGACGTTACACGCGCACAGGAGGTGACGGTTGAAGGAGGCTTACAAGAAAAGACCCACCACAATGACGATAATGAACGTGAAGTTGTTGAAGCTAAAGAAAGTGTAGAGGAAGATGCTGCTGATGTTTGTGTCTCAACACTTGTCAAAGAAAGTACAAAAAATGAAGAACCAGATGATGAAAAGGCTATTGAGAAGGAAGTGTGTGAAGAGAATGTCCCAAAGAAGGCTGAACTTGAAGGAGAAGTAGAAATTTCCGACAGTGTGGCGCCAATTCAGAACCAAACTCTCAGCACAATAGAGAAAGACCAAGGTGGTACTGATGGTGTTACAAGCTTACAGGAACCACCCTGTGTGGATGTagaagaaacaaccactgttcaaCATGTAACCACAACGATTGATTTCAAAGAGCAAGATCTGAATGAAAAGCCCAGAGAGTTCGTTAAGGAAGAAACTGAGGACAAATCACTTGATGCTCAAGAG GCAAATGAGGAGTGCGAAAAGGAAGCGAAGGAAGAAATAGACCAAAATTCTGAGGAGAGTGTCAAGAAAATTGAGAAAGAggaagaaaccgaagaaatcaagccAGCAATAACCACTGATGATTGCATTATGACAGAAACAAAGTCTCAAGTAGAGAAAACAGAACATGAAGAAGAGAATACTCAGAAGGATGAAGGTCTTAAAGAAAAGTCCGACAGCCCCTCGATTGAGGAAGTATGTGAAGAAACGAGTCTAGAGAAGGACGAATATGTAAAGGAGGTAAAAGATTCAGCAACAGAAACTGTAAcaaaagatgaaaatgaagaTGTAGAAAAGGAACAAGAGGTCAACGTGTTAGAAACACATGAAGGTAAGGTTGACGTTACAAGTGCACAAGACGTGACGATTGAAAAAGACTTGCAAGAGAAGGACCACCACAATGAAGATGAGGAATGTGAAGTTGTCACGACTGAAGAAAGTACAGAGAAAGATACTGAAGTTATCAGATCTAGTGAGACGACGGAGCAACAAATGTTGACAAATGCCGTTCCTTCTGATGTTTGCATCTCAACACAAACAGAACCCCAAGAAGAAGCTACAGAAAAGAATGATGTAGAGGTTCTGAATGAGAATGAAACactgagaaaagatgaagatcaaGAGAAGGAACAAGAGATCTGTGTAACAGAAAAAGTCCAAAGTGGCGGTGATGATGTCACAAGCTCGGAAAATGCATCCAATGAGCAAGAGCAGCATGCCGAAGAAATCAAACCAAGCGTTGAAACAACTGAAGAAAAGGATGTTTGTATCCCAACACAAATCGAATCTCAAGAAAAGCCTACAAAGAACGAGGAAAGTGCTATTCAAAATGACGGTGATCAAAAGGAGAAGTCAGATGACCCCTCTATCAATGAAGTTTGTGAAGAGAATGACTTAAAGAAGACTGAATCCGAAGAAGAGATAAAACCTTCTGACAGTTCCGTTGTCACAACTAGAGAAAGTGTAATTGAGACTACCGAAGAAACCAAATCTAGCGATGAAACAAAAGAAAATATTGAGCAACAAGGGGTGTTGAACGTCATTCCCACAGATAATGATGACGGTCAAACAGACAAGCATGAAAGCCCTTTGGTTGAGGTAGTATGTGAAGAAACAAGCTCAAAAACAGCAGAACCGGAAGATGTTAAACATTCTGACGGTTCCAGTACGACACTAAATGAGAAAGAAACACCGGACAAAGAAGAAAGCTTGGAAAAGGAAGACGACATCAAAACATCAGAAGTCCATGGTGGTGGGGATGATGTTACAAGCTTACAAAATGTATCCAATGATGATATTAAAGAAACATTAACTGACCAACACGATACCAATGCGGCATATGTCGAGGAGGGGCAGGGTGTCATTGCAAAGCCTAAAGAGATCCTCATTGAAGAAGCAGAGGACAGATCAATTGACGCTGAAGAG CTTGGACAGCCTAATGAACAAAATGTTGAGGAGACCCTCCCAACCATAAGTGAAAATCCAGAAGATGAGATCAAGAAAGAGGACAAAGATTTATCTCATGAAAGTGTGGAGGATACAAATGATCATACTACTAAAGAAGAAAAGTGCACATTAGAGCAAGAACATGTTAAAGAGCATACAGATCAAGATAAAGTATCAACAGAAAAGGTCACCGATTTAAATGAAACGAAAGAAGTAGAGCCTAAAGAAGAGATCATACCCTCCACTGCATTATCAGCCTCAACAGAAGCCACTTCAAATTCTGAGAAAGAAAAGGCAGAAGGTGAAAAATTGCCAACAGAAGATCTTGAAATTGTCTCTGAAGAACAAATCCCTGAGTTGGTGCCCAAATCAGAGGAGCCAGTGTTGAAAGAAACAACGGAAACACACGTAGATGAAGAAAAGGGAACCGTAACGAAGGAAATTTCAAGTGCTGAG AAAACAGAAGTCCAAAGTGGTGGGGATGCTGTTACAAGCTCACAGAATGCATCCGATGAGGAAATACAAGAAACAATGATTGGTCAACATGACACCACTGTTACATTTGTCGAAGAGGGGCAGGGTGTGAGTGCAACACCTAAAGAGATACTCATAGAAGAAGCAGAGGACAAATCAATTGTTCCTGAAGAG ATACCATTGGAGCTTGCACAACCTAGTGAACAAAATGTTGAGGAGGCCCACTCACACCTCAGTAAAAGCGTAACTGAAAATCCTGAAGACGAGATCAAGAAAGAGGACAAAGAATTATCGCATGAAACTGTTAAGGATACAAATGATGATACTACTAAAGAAGAAAAATGCACAGTGGAGCAAGAACCCGTTGAAGTGCATAGTGGTCAAGATGAAGTATCAAAAGAAAAGGTCACCGATTTAAATGAAACATCAGAAGTAGAGCCTAAAGAAGAAATCACACCCTCCACTTCATTAGAAACTTCAACAGAAGACACTCCAAATACAGAGAAGGAAAAGGCAGAAAGTGAAAATTTGCCGATAGAAGATCTTAAGACTGTCTCTGAAGTACAAATCCCTGAATCGGTGCCCGAATTAGAAGAGCCAACGCTGAAAGAAAAATGCATTATCACAGAAACTGAAACACAGTTAGATGAAGAAAAAGGGACTGTAACAGAAGAAATTTCAAGTGATGAG AAAACACAACAGACAACAGAAATCAAGCAAGAGACTGTCAAGGAGGTATGTGAAGAGGCTAGCTCAGAAAAAgctgaacttgaagaagaaaTAAAACATTCTGATAGTTCCGGTATGAAGATAAACGAGAAAGAAATAACTTTCATAGACAATGAAGAAAAGGAGGTCAAGATATCTACGGAAAGCCGAAGTGAGGACAACCTTACAAGCTCACAGATTGAAGTGTCTGAAGAAAAAGAAGACTTGAAAGAAAAGAATATCCACAATGAAGGCGACTTCATTAAAAGTGGAGAAGATGTAGGTGAAGATATTGAAGAAAATACAGAGCATGTCACTGCCACAAATGTTTGCGGCTCAACACAAATAGAAACCCGTGAagaaacaatagaaaatgaagaAAAGAATGGTGAAAAGGCTATAGAACACGAAGAGTATGAAGCAGTGAGCAGAGAGGAAAATCTCGAAAAGAAACAAGAGGATGTAGAAGAAACAAAGATGGGCGAAAATGCTACCACAAATGAAGAAAAGGATGTTTGTATCTCAACACAAAATGAATCTCAAGAAGAGCCTACAAAGAATGAAGAAAATGCTATTGAACCTGATGGTGATCAAAAGGAAAAGTCGGATAATGCCGTTGTCAAAGAAGTATGTGAAGAGAATGAATCTGAAGGGAGACAGATTTCTGACAGTTTTGAAGTCAAAACAAGAGAGAGTGTATATGAGGATACTGAAGAAACAAAGATGGGCGAACATGCTACCACAAACGAAGAAAAGGATGTTTGTATCTCAACACAAAATGAATCTCAAGAAGAGCCTACAAAGAATGAAGAAAATGCTATTGAACATGATGGTGATCAAAAGGAAAAGTCGGATGATGCCGTTGTCAAAGAAGTATGTGAAGAGAATGAATCTGAAGGGAGACAGATTTCCGACAGTTTTGAAGTCAAAACAAGAGAGAGTGTATATGAGGATACTGAAGAAACAAAATCTAGTGATGAAACAAAAGAAGATATTCAGCAACAAGGGGTGTTGAATGTCATTACCTCTGATGTTAGCAGCTCAACACAAACAGAAACTATTGAAAAAAGTACAGCAAGTGAAGAAAACAATGATATAGAGACCACAGAGAAGCCTGAAAGCCCTTTGGTTGAGGTAGCATGTGAGACAACAAAGTCAGAAATTGTTGAATCTGAAGAAGGGGTAAAACAAACTGACATTTTAAGTACGACACTGAATGAGAATGAAACACTGAGCAAAGAAGAAAAACAGGAAAAGGAAGACGAGATCAAAACATCAGAAGAAGTCAAAGGTGGTGGTGTTGAGCTTATTAGCTCACAGAATGCATCCGGTGAGGACGTAAAAGAAACAACAATTGATCAGCATAATACCACTGTGGCACATGTTGAGGAGGGGCAAAGTGTGAGTGCATTGCCTAAAGGGATCCTCGTAGAAGAAACAGAGGACAAGGACAAATCAATTGATGCTGAAGAG GTATCATTGGAGCTTGAACAACCTAATGAACAAAATGCTGAGGAGACCGTCCCATGTCTGACTAAAAGCATAAGTGATAATCAAGAAGATGAGATCAAGAAAGAGGATACACATGATAATGCTGCTGACGAAGATAAAGGCACATTAGAGCATGAACCCGTAGAAGAGCATAGTTCCCAAGATGAAGTATCCAAAGAAAAGGTCACCGGTTTAAATGAAACAAAAGAAGTAGAGCCTCAAGAAGATACACCCTCCATTTCCATAAAAACTTCAACGGATGACACTTCAAAAACTATCTCTGAAGTACAAATCCCTGAATTGGTAACCAATACAGAAGAGTCGGTGCTGAAAGACGAGTGCTTTATTTCAGAAACGGAAACACACTTAGATGAAGAAAAGAGTACTATAACAGAAGAAATTTCAAGTGATGAG AAAACAGAACTGACAACAGAAATCAAGCAAGAGTCTGTCAAGGAGGTATGTGAAGAGACGAGCTCAGAAAAGACTGAACTTCAAGAAGGATTGAAACTTTCGGACGATTCCAATGTGAAGATAAACGAGAAGGAGATAACAACTTTCAAAGAAGATGAACAAGAAAAGGATCAAGAGGTCAACACGTCAGCAGAAAGCCAAGGTGGGAACAACATTACAAGCTCACAGaatgaagaatctgaagaaaaAGAAGAGCTGAAAGAAAAGAACTACCACAATGAAGGTAACGAAGGCGACTTTACTGAAAGCGGAGAAAGGGTAGAGGAAGATACTAGAGAAATCAAATCTAGTGTTGAAACAAAAGATACAGAAACAAACGATGCCGAGCATGTCATTTCCACCAGCAGCTCAACACATatagaagatgatgaagaagctaTTGAAAAGGACGAGAAGAAGGATGAAACGGCTATTGAGAATGATAAGAATGAAACGGTGAGCACAGAAGAAAATCTCGAAAAGAAACAAGAGGATATTAAAGAAACAAATACGGGTGAACATGCTACCACAATGGCCTATTTTGAGGAGGAGCAAAGTCTAAGCACAATCACAAAAGAGGCCATCGGCAAAGCAGAAGAAGGGGATAAATCGGTTATTTTTCAAGAG AAAACTGAGCAGTGTGACGAAGAAAACGTTGAAAGAGAACAAAAGGCGGAGGAATATAATGATGAGATCAAACCAAGTGTTGAAACAACCGAAGAAAAAGATGTTTGTATCTCAACACAAACTGAATCTCATGTAGAGCCTACAAAGAAAGAAGAAAATGCTATTGAACCTGATGGTGAACGAAAGGAAAATCCGGATAACCCCTTTGTCAAGGAAGTTTGTGAAGAGAGTGATTTAACAAAGACTGAATCTGAAGAGAGACAACCTTCTGACAGTTTTGATGTCAAAACTACAGAAGAAGATACTGAAGAAACCAAATCTAGTGatgaaacaaaagaaaataaagagCAACAAGGAGTGTTGGATGTCATTGCCACTGATGTTTCCGGCTCGACACAAACAGAACATGTGGAAAAAACTACTGCAAGTCATGAAGAAAATGATGACGAAGAGACCATAGAGCAAGATAAAGGTCAAACAGAGAAGCCTGAAATCCCTTTGGTTGAGGTAGCATGTGAGACAACAAAGTCAGAAATTGTTGAATCTGAAGAAGAGGTAAAACAATCCAACAGTTTCAGTACAACACTGAATGAGAACGAAATACTGAGCAAAGAAGAAAAACTGGAAAAGGAAGACGAGATCAAAACATCCGAAATCGAAGTTGGTGAGGTTGAGGTTACAAGCTCACAGAATGCATCTAATGATGACGTAAAAGAAACAACGCTTGATCAAGATATTACCGCAGTGGCACATGTCGAGGAGGGGTCAGGTGTGAGTGCATTGCCAAAAGAGATCCTCATAGAAGAAGCAGAGGACAAATCAGTTGATGCTGAAGAG ATATCATTGGAGCTTGGACAACCTAATGAACAAAACGTTGAGGAGACCCTCCCATGTCCGACTAAAAGCATAAACGATAATCTAGAAGATGAGATCAAGAAAGAAGACCGAGATTTATCTCATGAAAGCGTGGAGGATACAAATGATGATACTAAAGAAGAAAGACGCACATTAGAGCATGAACACCTAGAAGAGCATAGTGGTCAAGATGAGGTATCCAAAGAAAAGGTCACTGATTTACATGAAACAACAGAAGCAGAGCTTAAAGAAGATATCACACCCTCCATTTCATTAGAAACTTCAACAGAAGACGCTTCGAATTTAGAAAACGAAAAGGCAGAAGTTGAAAGTTTTCCAATAGAAAATCTTGAAACTGTCTCTGAAGTACAAATCCCTGAATTGGTGCCCGGATCAGAAGAGACGGTGCTGAAAAACGAGTGCCTTACTTCAGAAACAGAAACACACTTAGATGAAGAAAAGGAAAGTATAACGGAAAACAATTCAAGTGACGAG GTGTCAAAGGAGCTTGAACAAACTAAGGAACAAAATGTTGAGGAGACCGAGGCATGTGTAACTGAAACCATAAGTGAAAAGACCGAAGACAAGATCACAAAAGATGAAGATTCATCGCATGACCGTACAGACCATATAAACGAAAATATTACCAAAGAAGAGAAGTGCTTTCCAGATGTAATGACAAAGGAAATCGATATCTCAACACTAAAGCACGAACCCGTTGAAGAGCAAAATGACAGTCAAGATGAAGTATCAAAGGAAATATTAACTGTGTCAAATGAAACAATAGCAGTGGAACCAAAAGAAGATATCACGCCCTCCAGTTCACTAGGAACTTCAGCAGAAGATACCTCCAATTCGGATAAGGCGAAAACAGTAAGTGAAAGCTTGCCACTAGAAGATCTTGAATCTGTCTCTGAAGTGCATATTCCAGATGTAATGCCCAAATCAGAAGATTTAAAGATGGAAGAAGAGTGCCTTGTTTCAGAAACGGAAACGTATGCGAATGAAGAAAACAGGGTAGCAACAAAAGAGATTTCAAGTTATGAG AATCTTGAAACACATGGATCAACACAGCAACCCGAGAACTCATACAGTACCACTGAAAATCAACTTAACAGCGCCGAAGACTGCATTAAGACGGAAAAGGATGTCATCTTGACTAAAGAG ATTGAACAGGTGCCTTTGGagatagaaaaagaaaaggaagtaAGCGACTTCAAAGAACAGATTGTTGAGGAAGATACTTATTCCCCAGAACTCGAGGAGAAATCAGCACAAAATCAAAAGGAAACGGTACATGAG ATATCTGTTGAAAACCCTGAGGTGACAGAAGTGAATGTAGATGCCCAAATAGGACAAAAAGATTTACAGGGTAAAGAAGATATCAGTTGCGTGTCGAAAGTTACAAATGATATAACTGATCAAGAAGAAAATGCCTCAACTAAAGAG AATCGCGAAATACATGGAGAACTCGAACCCACATATGAACCCGTGATAGAAGAACAAGTTACTATTGAAACAAAACCTCAACTAGAACAATCAGACATCACATCTGAAAACATAACAAACGATCAGACTTCAGAATCGAAGTTGGAGCATACGAGCGCAAAAGATACAGAAGAGGATGATAGACTTGCACCTGAAATTGAGACTAAAGGCATAGAAAATCTGCATGAGACAACAAAGAATATCATCTTGACTGACGAG GAGGTTGCTGTGGAGAcggaaaaagaaaaggaaagaaatGAAATTGAAAAACAGGTTTCAGATACAGAACTCGATAGTACACCAACACCAGTTCAAAAGGAGTTGGCAAATGAG ATAGAATACTCAAAGCCAATACCAGTTGGAAACATTGAAGTAACAGAAGTAAAAGCAGAAAGCCAAATAGAAGTAGAGAATACACAGGCTGCAGAAGATCTCAGTTGTTTGTCAAAAGCATCTTCTGTCACAGAAAAGTCAAAAGCGGAAATACGTGAGGATCCTCAGCAGACTATCACAGTCATTGGAGAAGTAAAAGATGACATCGTAGATGAAGCATCAGAAGAAAAAATAGCTCCAGTTCTAGAAGATTCCAAGGCTTCAGAACGTCAAGTTAACTTACCAGAAATAGAATCTACTGATACTCCCTCGAATGGCCGAGATACCATGAAACTAGAAGAAGACGTGTCCTGCAAGACACGAGAAACTATTGAAGAACAGATTGCACTCACTTCTCAGTTAGCAGACAGAGAGATATTGGAAGAAAAGGATGACAAACCGATATCTGAAAGGTCAAGTTCAAGGACCGATGAACTTCTTGGAACAAAAGATTCGGTTGAAGATACAAAAGATGCGAAGTTTACAGCTGAGAACCTCAGTGTAACGGATGAAACAATCACTGAAATTAAAAAATCAAATGAAGACAGTGAAATTGTTGCTTCTGAATTCAAAAAGTCGGAGGATACGGTGACAGAAAAGGAGAAAGAAACACTAGACGAGCCGCATACAGATGACTCAGAAAAACCCACTTATGATTCAATATTAAGTTCTGAAATTGCAACTGAAGCGGCTAAAATAGTCCCTGAGTGTATAAATGCTCCTGCAATTTTGACAGACAACCTTCCAGAAGCTTCCCCCGAGATGCTACTAGCAAAACCTGAAGACAAGATTACTGAAGATCCGGAGGTTCTACCATCAGTAGAGAAAGATGTCACAGATGTTCAAAAGCATGAGAAGGATCTTGATCATGAAACCGAAGTTAAAACTGCTGATGTTGTGAGCAATGTAGAATGCTCAGAAATTGAACCACGGCATTTCGACACAAACCAAGTGAATCAAAAAGATAAGAAAAAAGAAGCAGATGAAAGCATAAAGGATGTGATTCCAGTTGAAGAT GTGAAAACTTCAACAAGGGAACTTGAAGTTGGAAGTGTGGACCTTGAGGTTCCATCCGTCATCGATGCAACAGCTGACGACACTAACTATAAGACGCTTGAAGTGCATGAGGCAGGACTTCTAAAAGACGATAAGCATCTCGAGTCAGCATGTGACCAAAGCAAATCCATAGAAGAGGGTTCTGGAATAAAGCAg GAACCATTGAAACTCGATGCATCAGAGACTCTTGATACTGCAGCTGCAGAGGACTTGACGATTTCTCAGAAATATGTCCCAGATGACCTTATAAACATAAGTCAAACTCATCCAGAAGTACAAAACCGTGAAGTTCCAGCTTGCACTGTAGATAAGCAATCACCAAAAGAGAGCACCGAGGTCAAGATCTTGACTGAGAAAATGGATACATCAGATGAGCAAGCGGAGCCAGTCGCAAAGTCATTGGTTCCCGAAGCAGGAAATTTAAAAGTCAATACAACAGTTTCCGTAGATCAAAAAGAGAAGTCTGAGTCAGTAGAGAAAGAAGAAAGTGGAGTAAAAACGGATGAAGAAGACGAAGAAGAGGAGGATCATGAAGAAGATGAAAAAACGGGTTCATGCTCTGATGCACCGGTTATGGTAGAAGCATCACAAGACATGGAAGTCAAGGCTCATAAGAAATCTCATAATATATTATCAGGTGTTGGTTCAAAGGTTAAACATTCAATCGCCAAGGTGAAGAAAGCGATAACTGGCAAGTCTTCTCCTACAAAATCAACATCACCAAAAGCGAAAAATCAAGTGACCGGTTAG